Proteins encoded together in one Myxocyprinus asiaticus isolate MX2 ecotype Aquarium Trade chromosome 21, UBuf_Myxa_2, whole genome shotgun sequence window:
- the LOC127411956 gene encoding forkhead box protein N2-like isoform X1: MEQDMGFSIHILRRPPSEDVPDLMGPIIGMSPDKKAESPGMLGERAGRRGVCGTLPEAECAASPLATSLDHTSSSGDEELTNLNWLHENLLQNFTLGGNETQSSSSPLFDIEGNHGNSVISSAASNGDSVKSKPPFSFSLLIYMAIEQSPSKSLPVKDIYGWILEHFPYFSSAPTGWKNSVRHNLSLNKCFRKVERSLGKVNGKGSLWCVDPEYRPNLIQALKKQHFPTAHSFCTPPASPPSAFSPTRHLFLQGCSLKESDIDAATSMMLLNSAPGHHSDLCDRDSPIDLSHPDSILVSSDPKQDHNYSSASFQRCSSRSSSSSSSSLCSLDEAGCDSGQGRRAGSEGFHSDEDSEEERNMCLPKLPIRRPLTVKCPIPGKRTHHESKPELDEELKEAAGSLLHLAGIRSGLDLSKRKAKCKKLAKH; this comes from the exons AAGACGTCCCTGATTTAATGGGTCCAATCATCGGGATGTCGCCGGATAAGAAAGCAGAATCCCCAGGCATGCTAGGGGAACGGGCGGGCCGGCGTGGAGTTTGTGGGACGCTACCTGAAGCAGAGTGTGCCGCCAGCCCCCTGGCCACCAGCCTGGACCATACCTCCAGCTCAGGAGACGAAGAACTTACCAACCTCAACTGGCTCCACGAGAACCTTCTCCAGAACTTCACGCTGGGAGGCAACGAGACCCAGTCCAGCTCCAGTCCACTCTTTGACATTGAAGGCAACCATGGGAACTCAGTCATATCCTCGGCAGCTTCTAATGGAGATTCTGTCAAGTCGAAACCACCTTTCTCCTTCTCCCTGCTCATATACATGGCCATTGAACAGTCCCCAAGCAAGTCTCTGCCAGTGAAGGACATTTACGGTTGGATTCTGGAGCACTTTCCATACTTCTCTAGCGCCCCCACTGGCTGGAAGAACTCGGTGCGGCACAATCTGTCCCTCAACAAGTGCTTCCGCAAGGTGGAAAGGAGCCTGGGGAAG GTGAATGGAAAGGGTTCTTTGTGGTGTGTGGACCCAGAATACAGACCCAATCTGATTCAAGCCCTGAAGAAACAGCACTTCCCCACGGCCCACTCCTTCTGCACGCCCCCTGCCTCCCCACCCAG TGCCTTCTCACCCACGCGACACCTCTTCCTCCAGGGCTGCTCTCTGAAAG AGTCTGATATTGATGCTGCCACCTCTATGATGCTCTTAAACTCGGCCCCCGGACACCACAGTGACCTGT GTGACCGGGACAGccccattgacctctctcatccggACTCCATCCTTGTGAGCAGCGACCCAAAGCAAGACCACAACTACAGCAGTGCGTCATTCCAGCGGTGCTCGTCTCGctcctcctcatcatcctctTCTTCGCTGTGCTCCCTGGATGAGGCTGGCTGCGATTCCGGCCAGGGCCGCCGTGCCGGCAGTGAGGGTTTCCATAGCGACGAGGACTCCGAGGAGGAGAGGAACATGTGCCTGCCCAAACTTCCCATCCGTCGCCCACTCACTGTCAAGTGCCCTATTCCGGGTAAACGGACTCATCACGAGTCCAAGCCAGAATTGGATGAGGAGCTGAAAGAGGCGGCTGGGTCACTCTTACATCTGGCCGGGATCCGATCCGGTCTGGATCTATCGAAACGAAAAGCCAAGTGTAAAAAACTGgcaaagcattga
- the LOC127411956 gene encoding forkhead box protein N2-like isoform X2, with the protein MGPIIGMSPDKKAESPGMLGERAGRRGVCGTLPEAECAASPLATSLDHTSSSGDEELTNLNWLHENLLQNFTLGGNETQSSSSPLFDIEGNHGNSVISSAASNGDSVKSKPPFSFSLLIYMAIEQSPSKSLPVKDIYGWILEHFPYFSSAPTGWKNSVRHNLSLNKCFRKVERSLGKVNGKGSLWCVDPEYRPNLIQALKKQHFPTAHSFCTPPASPPSAFSPTRHLFLQGCSLKESDIDAATSMMLLNSAPGHHSDLCDRDSPIDLSHPDSILVSSDPKQDHNYSSASFQRCSSRSSSSSSSSLCSLDEAGCDSGQGRRAGSEGFHSDEDSEEERNMCLPKLPIRRPLTVKCPIPGKRTHHESKPELDEELKEAAGSLLHLAGIRSGLDLSKRKAKCKKLAKH; encoded by the exons ATGGGTCCAATCATCGGGATGTCGCCGGATAAGAAAGCAGAATCCCCAGGCATGCTAGGGGAACGGGCGGGCCGGCGTGGAGTTTGTGGGACGCTACCTGAAGCAGAGTGTGCCGCCAGCCCCCTGGCCACCAGCCTGGACCATACCTCCAGCTCAGGAGACGAAGAACTTACCAACCTCAACTGGCTCCACGAGAACCTTCTCCAGAACTTCACGCTGGGAGGCAACGAGACCCAGTCCAGCTCCAGTCCACTCTTTGACATTGAAGGCAACCATGGGAACTCAGTCATATCCTCGGCAGCTTCTAATGGAGATTCTGTCAAGTCGAAACCACCTTTCTCCTTCTCCCTGCTCATATACATGGCCATTGAACAGTCCCCAAGCAAGTCTCTGCCAGTGAAGGACATTTACGGTTGGATTCTGGAGCACTTTCCATACTTCTCTAGCGCCCCCACTGGCTGGAAGAACTCGGTGCGGCACAATCTGTCCCTCAACAAGTGCTTCCGCAAGGTGGAAAGGAGCCTGGGGAAG GTGAATGGAAAGGGTTCTTTGTGGTGTGTGGACCCAGAATACAGACCCAATCTGATTCAAGCCCTGAAGAAACAGCACTTCCCCACGGCCCACTCCTTCTGCACGCCCCCTGCCTCCCCACCCAG TGCCTTCTCACCCACGCGACACCTCTTCCTCCAGGGCTGCTCTCTGAAAG AGTCTGATATTGATGCTGCCACCTCTATGATGCTCTTAAACTCGGCCCCCGGACACCACAGTGACCTGT GTGACCGGGACAGccccattgacctctctcatccggACTCCATCCTTGTGAGCAGCGACCCAAAGCAAGACCACAACTACAGCAGTGCGTCATTCCAGCGGTGCTCGTCTCGctcctcctcatcatcctctTCTTCGCTGTGCTCCCTGGATGAGGCTGGCTGCGATTCCGGCCAGGGCCGCCGTGCCGGCAGTGAGGGTTTCCATAGCGACGAGGACTCCGAGGAGGAGAGGAACATGTGCCTGCCCAAACTTCCCATCCGTCGCCCACTCACTGTCAAGTGCCCTATTCCGGGTAAACGGACTCATCACGAGTCCAAGCCAGAATTGGATGAGGAGCTGAAAGAGGCGGCTGGGTCACTCTTACATCTGGCCGGGATCCGATCCGGTCTGGATCTATCGAAACGAAAAGCCAAGTGTAAAAAACTGgcaaagcattga